One segment of Solanum lycopersicum chromosome 1, SLM_r2.1 DNA contains the following:
- the LOC112941045 gene encoding uncharacterized protein, with the protein MTSSDNFVQPAIPRFDGHYDHWSMLMENFLRSKEYWNVVESGVAEPATGATEAQKTEFEVLKLKDLKAKNYLFQAIDRSILETILCKETSKKIWDSMKKKYQGNVKAKRVQLQGLRTEFETLRMKSGKAVADFFSRTMAIASKMRIHGEQMQDVTIVEKILRSMTPKFNFVVCSIEESKDIDELSIDELQVLC; encoded by the coding sequence ATGACTTCCTCAGACAACTTCGTACAACCAGCTATTCCGCGCTTTGATGGTCACTATGACCATTGGAGCATGCTCATGGAAAACTTCTTGAGGTCCAAGGAGTATTGGAATGTTGTTGAATCTGGAGTAGCAGAACCAGCAACAGGAGCTACGGAAGCTCAGAAAACAGaatttgaagtcttaaaattgAAAGATCTTAAGGCTAAAAATTATCTGTTTCAAGCTATCGATCGTTCCATTTTAGAGACTATTCTTTGCAAAGAAACCTCCAAGAAAATTTGGGACTCCATGAAGAAGAAGTATCAAGGCAATGTGAAGGCAAAAAGGGTACAACTCCAAGGACTCCGAACTGAATTTGAGACTTTACGTATGAAGTCAGGAAAGGCAGTTGCAGATTTCTTTTCAAGAACTATGGCAATTGCAAGCAAGATGAGAATCCATGGAGAGCAAATGCAGGATGTCACCATTGTTGAGAAAATCCTTCGATCAATGACACcgaaatttaattttgttgtctGCTCTATCGAAGAATCGAAGGATATTGATGAACTCTCCATTGATGAATTGCAAGTTCTTTGTTAG